The following are encoded together in the Drosophila busckii strain San Diego stock center, stock number 13000-0081.31 unplaced genomic scaffold, ASM1175060v1 hic_scaffold_56, whole genome shotgun sequence genome:
- the LOC117135035 gene encoding MOXD1 homolog 1, producing MDRNGLYRLQWWVLENDIYFKVTVNTLGFIGLGFSKRDGHMATADMVLLWVDDHSGKPHALDCHGSFLQPHSAPIQDDTQNYLIIDSYQNATHTCVEFKRQIETCDPYDLPLTDDTVQVLWSFGGADPIHGNLEGHKKNRGSKSLHLLSPLLQRQHILNKHKALFWDITMNNVSVESSMDTLYWCKIVSAPKLSEKHHIVGYEPLLSRFSKLNEPIVHHMTLFECSTKSYPSSDSASWDVWVRSTGTVCNSNSLTPRDWDSCSTPIAVWSIGSNGQFLPEHVGIPIGGQSGVKYYMLEIHYDNPNALHVLDHSGFRIHYTSQVRQNDGGIIISGVSISDTQIIPPGQKLYRNIGICGPSCSNVISYFLKRVLELFPEHFILTELVVK from the exons ATGGATCGGAACGGCCTATACCGTTTACAATGGTGGGTTTTAGAAAATGATATTTACTTTAAGGTAACTGTCAATACGCTTGGCTTCATTGGCCTTGGATTTTCAAAAAGAGATGGTCATATGGCTACAGCAGACATGGTTTTATTGTGGGTCGATGATCATTCTGGGAAGCCACATGCATTG GACTGCCACGGTTCATTTCTTCAACCACATAGTGCACCTATTCAAGATGATACCCAAAACTACCTTATCATCGATAGCTATCAGAATGCTACCCATACATGTGTTGAGTTCAAGCGCCAAATTGAAACCTGCGACCCATACGATTTGCCATTAACT gaTGATACGGTGCAAGTTCTATGGTCTTTTGGTGGTGCTGATCCTATACATGGCAACTTAGAGGGACACAAGAAAAACCGTGGCTCAAAATCATTGCATTTGTTAAGTCCTTTATTACAAAGACAGCACATACTGAACAAGCATAAGGCATTATTCTGGGACATAACGATGAACAATGTATCTGTTGAATCATCCATGGATACACTTTACTGGTGTAAAATCGTAAGCGCTCCGAAATTATCTGAAAAGCACCATATTGTTGGCTATGAGCCACTGTTATCCCGCTTCTC TAAGTTAAATGAACCCATTGTCCATCACATGACTCTTTTCGAGTGTTCAACGAAATCATATCCATCTTCCGATTCTGCTTCATGGGACGTATGGGTTAGAAGTACGGGAACAGTCTGTAACAGCAACTCATTAACCCCACGAGATTGGGATTCCTGCTCAACACCAATTGCCGTATGGTCTATTGGCTCAAATGGCCAATTTTTACCGGAACATGTTGGTATACCAATCGGTGGTCAATCGGgagtaaaatattatatgcttGAAATACACTACGATAATCCAAATGCGTTGCATG TCTTGGATCATTCGGGCTTCCGTATACACTACACGTCACAAGTACGTCAAAACGATGGGGGCATTATTATTAGCGGCGTATCAATATCGGATACCCAAATCATTCCACCTGGCCAAAAGTTATATCGCAACATCGGAATATGTGGCCCATCATGCTCAAACGTAATTAg CTATTTCCTGAAAAGGGTATTAGAATTATTTCCGGAACATTTCATTCTCACCGAGCTGGTCGTAAAATGA